In Pirellula sp. SH-Sr6A, the DNA window CATGTTAAGAGTCTGCGAAGTTCGATCCAAAGACTGCTTTAGCCGATTGAGCAGGGACGATTCTTCCGTACGATGTTGGAAGCACATGTGTTGAACAAGTCGATGCACTTAGTTTGCGAAGGTGGGACTCTTGATGGGTCCGTTGTCTCGCGATGAGTGCACGATATCCCCGGAATGCCGCAGGCCTCGGCTCTCCGGTTCCTTCCCTTTGGCTTCTGCTACCCATAGCGCGATCACCCCATTCGCGACACGTCGCAGTATCCAGATTCGTTTCTCTGTTCGTTTACTGGGAGTCTTACATTGTCCATTTTGAAAACAAGCCGCCGGAAAGGCTTCACCCTCGTTGAACTACTGGTGGTCATTGCCATCATCGGAATCCTCGTGGGCCTACTGCTGCCTGCCGTTCAAGCGGCGAGGGAAGCAGCCCGTCGTATGCAATGCTCCAATAACATCAAACAGATGGCATTGTCATTCCACAACTTCCAAGACTCAAAACGCTACCTACCGGGCGGGGCTCGGGATGGTAATGGCAAGTTTGGTGATGCTCTGAGTTCATGCTGCAATTCCCGCAGCTTCACTGGCTACAGCTGGCTCTACCACATCCTTCCTTACATCGAACAACAAAACCTGTACGACCTCGCCGCAAACAGCGATCCGACCACCGCTTCTGCAGACAATCCGGGCAACAATCTGGTTGCAGCTCGATTGCCTGCCACCTACGCCTGCCCGTCCCGTCGCTCCCCCACTCTTTACGGCGGATCCTATCGATCCGACTACGCTGGAAATGCCGGGGAACGCAACCCAGCCATCGGTCTCCGCAGCGGAGCACCTAGCAATGGGAAACGAGGTGTTGTTCGGCAAATCGACTCCCAAGGTTGGAAATTGACTATCGAGCAAATCAAGGACGGATCCTCAAACACCTTGATGATCGGCGAAAAGGCATTGCACCCGACTGCTTACGGGAGCGAAGGGGGTGATAACGAACGATGGAGCAATCCGGGCTGGGACGAAGACATCGTTCGATACGGGGCGATCATCGTCCCTGCAGAGTCCAATTTGCAGGAAGGATTGCCACCCATCGCGGATTCGCGCGCGCCGCGGCTCGACGGGTCTACTTGGATCGTAGCGCAAACCAAACATGGCAATCGATTCAATCAGTGGCATCCTTTCTTCGGATCGTCCCACACTTCGGGTATGAATGGTGGATTTGCAGATGGCTCGGTTCAATTCCTCTCCTTCTCCATCGACGCAGAGGTCTTCCGCC includes these proteins:
- a CDS encoding DUF1559 domain-containing protein; translated protein: MSILKTSRRKGFTLVELLVVIAIIGILVGLLLPAVQAAREAARRMQCSNNIKQMALSFHNFQDSKRYLPGGARDGNGKFGDALSSCCNSRSFTGYSWLYHILPYIEQQNLYDLAANSDPTTASADNPGNNLVAARLPATYACPSRRSPTLYGGSYRSDYAGNAGERNPAIGLRSGAPSNGKRGVVRQIDSQGWKLTIEQIKDGSSNTLMIGEKALHPTAYGSEGGDNERWSNPGWDEDIVRYGAIIVPAESNLQEGLPPIADSRAPRLDGSTWIVAQTKHGNRFNQWHPFFGSSHTSGMNGGFADGSVQFLSFSIDAEVFRRLSLVDDGETVTIE